The segment CTTAATGGCAGGTGTTCCACCAATGATGCCAGGAATGCCTCCAGTTATGCCAGGAATGCCCCCTGGGTGAGTAAAAACATAATCTTAAATCAGTTGGCCTGTGTTCATGCAGTGTTTTTTGCACACTAGCAACTTGCTATCTAAATCTGATTTAGTGGCTTTGAactgttttagaaaaaaatcaaaaccttgGGGGGGATTATAAACATGATTGTTAATTTAAATTGCATAGGGCCTGGAAGGCTATACACCAACCTCAAAATGTCACTAAATTTAACAGATTGGATGTaaatgtgatgatgtcactcctcTTCTGTTCCAGCCACCAGATTAATGTAATTGGATGTAAAATCTTGCTTTGCTGGTTTAAACCCTTCCGTGAACCCATTGTCAAAGTTTGCTGTTCAGATATATTATTACATCAGTTTCTTTTGTTCTCATTGGTTGTGGATCCAATGAGAAACAAGCAAGTTAGTCAGTTTAAGATTTTTGTTAAATGAGATGTACACAGACTGGTTCTAGAGTGTTCAGATGAAGTTTAAGTTGTTTATATAGTTGACACATAGCACCCTATCACAATGTGTTTGGAAAATCAGTTAGATTTTTTGATTTTTGTCATACATTTTCACAGATTACATCAACAGAGAAAGTACATGCAGTCATTTTGCGGTGAAAACATGTAAGCATCTAATTAATGTGATTTAGGTACATTCATTATGCCGTTTTATGTCAAATGAAACCTGCCATTGAGCTCCCCTCATTCAGTTCTCTTAGAGTTATATGacttttggttttgtattttgcACAGTTTCATGTTTTCCTTGCTAAGAATAATTAGGGATCTCCAAAGACAAAACAAAGGGAGATAACATTGCAATAGCTGTCTTGTTTCTGTCTTCACTTTTCATTTTGCAGCAGGTATGCAGCTTCATTTGGTCAGCTTCATTTGGTCACTCCCTGTGACTAGACGGGAGTTTGGTTTTTAATCAAGAtatttttgaagcaaaatgctTAATGTAATACACAATTTTTGAATTCCAAAAAGTGGTGGTATGGTGTTATTGCAGATGCAGTCTATGAGGATATTTTTTCTGTTTGGCTTTAAAACTTATAGCTTGAAAGACTTCTTTCTGCAGTCAGGAGGCTGCTGGTTTTTAGTCTGAGTTGCCCTTAAAGTTCCTTGTCTAAGTTGCAGATAGTAAGGAACATAATTTGTCAAACTTTACTGGTTTTACAGATTGAAATTGACTTTATTGTTACTGGTTTAAAGCCTAATTTAAACTAAAATggatttccacttttttttttaataagggaATATCAGGAGAAATGAGTCTAGCCTTGGCCTATGAAATAATTTCTTCTGACTTACTATAGTTTAGTCCTGTTCATTTCAGACTCTAGGGAAAAAATGTCTGTTTCATAACATCATACCCTGGCTATTTCTTGTAAGTTTATCTTCATGGTGGCAGTGAGAGGACCTCCCTTATCCAAGAGTTGAGGAGCCAGGGGCGGGGGGCCCTGATTATTTTCCCTAACCTGGTTGCAGGTACTACTAGTTCAAGAATCTTCATTCTTCATATGGTATCTTGTGGACACCTTGCCTCCTATTTAATAAAATTTGTGTGGGAACTAAATTGCTTAAGTTTAAAAATAATAGTAGGATGGTATTTAATGtctttttagtttattttaatgCAGTTTAGCAGCCACTGATCGATAGTAGGAGGGGCTAACAGGACACCACTGTTCAGTCTTAGAGGAAACTTGAGTCATATCTTCCTAAAATACCACTAGTAGGTGGGAGGAATTTAttcttagtctatgtctacactgcaggcttttgctggcagagagtatgctaatgaagtgctcattagcatttgccATGCTGTCATTTACATATTCTCCGCTGatgctttttgctcaaaaagcattggcagagactatgcaaatgacatcattacaaatgctaatgagcacttcattagcatactctctgcctgcaaaagcctgcagtgtagacatagcctctgagaccAAGCATGGCCTTAGGTGCTGTCAACTTGAAAATCATATTGTTATTCAAAGAATAGGTAAAATTATTGGAAATTGAAACATCAGAAAGTTTTCAGTGCAATTGATGGAATTTTATGTGGTTGGCTTTACCTGTTTGTcagccaacattttttttaaaataggaagaTGTGGCTGTGTATTCACCAAAATTGGCTTGAGATCTCAGACAAATGTACTAGCTGAAAATTTTGTCTAATATTTCTTATAACTTGATTTCAGGTTGACTGTCTTTTACACGTTCAAGTTTAGACTCCTTTATTTTCTCCTGAAGTCTTCAAAAATGAAACAGCATAATTTAAACAAATTTTCTCAGGTATTTTGTTAGAGAGGTACTAATATAGCTTAGGAAGATACTTGATATACTATATATTAGCAGGCCACTTCACATTGAAACAGAGCCAATTAACTAAAAGGGCATGCTTGAATATCTTTTTAATAGAGAGACTAGGCCTGGGAGTCTGATCAGATATCTGATTGATTGTCATCTTAAAGAATTGAGTCCCATGTGAAAAATAATTCTCTTCCTGTTAACAGTGGAACCTCTTATATTGAGGACTGGCTTGTCTACTGAGAATCAAGGCAACTTGAATTCCTGAATCAGTGGAAATAACTAGCTTACTTATAGCACCTTTAGCTTAATATTTGTGTGTGCAGATGGCCTCAATAGGACATCTGTAGTGCTTATATTAGTCtatttttttatgttttaatAGGATGATGCCAATGGGTGGAATGATGCCTCCTGGGCCAGGAATACCACCTCTTATGCCTGGTATGCCGCCAGGTAGGTCAGTGATGTCGAACTCATACTGTGGTGAgctaaatatcttttatttaacTTGGGGATCCTGGGCTAATATGGTTAAAATTGGGTTAGATACTAACCATACTTCATAGTGTGCATCTTTGTAAAATTCAGTTGTGGCTTTCCACAAAGTTTATAAGGGTAGAATGTTGTGGCAAACTAACATTTTGAATTAGTACACTTTTATTTATTGGGGAGGGAAAATGTGGAGagttatttttcctttttgttatCCTTTCTTTCCCCTACAATACTCTGCTTCTGACCCTTTCTTTTCAATGAATTTTTCTCTCTTCTAGTTCCATCTCTTCCCacttctgttttttttctctATGGCATCTATGGAAAAGTTGTAATTTAGCATTTTAGTCTATCCTCTGTAGCCTAGCTATGTGGAAAGCATTTCATGAGGAAGTTTTTGCATCAGGCTGTTAAACACTTAGTTAACTGCTTTCCACAGCTGTCCTGGAACTGTGGGAGTCTAGAACAAAGAAAATCCTGCATCACTGTTAATGACAGCTGGCTGAAATTGGTACAGTCTTAAACTAACCTGCAGTCTAGCTGATTAGGCTGGAAGATTAACACCCGTTAGGTAGATTGTACAAAATAATATCTTTATACCTGTCCAGGAATGACTATATTACCATATGCTTGGGGGAAACTTTTTGGCTTATTTTGAGAAGTTTTATATTTTTTTGCACAATTTTTCTCCAGACTTCTTGGTTTAGGTGGGTATTTTAATGTTTCTTTGTAATGAAATGTTGCTTTACTGTAAATAATAATTATAGCGTTGTATAAACTGCTGCATAGTATTGTACTGTTGCATGTGACTTAAGTTGCTTAATTCAAAGGTCTTGTACATATACAACAAAAGAAATAGCACTACAGTACTTGTGTAAGGTGAACAGAAAAATACTATCTTCTTATTATGAAAGTGTAACTTACACATGTAGTTTGGTGGGGTTTTTCCCCTTTGGTTActtaactgcactcaaaaccatGCAAAATATTAttctacaagtccactcagtcgtGGTCCTTCTTTTGACAAATGCTTAGGcagacaagtttgtttatattgaCAGGTGATATTGCTGCTGGCTTCtcatttacaatgtcaccagaaagtgagaacaggcaatTCATTCATTCAGTGTTGCATGGTATTTACGTGttagatatgctaaacatttgtgtGCCCCttcaggatgtaaaatcccatttaattggctaactgattaaacaaatcatgtcaaaccaatctgatagctttcttttataggataccaagtcttgtggataagggcgaagtggtggatgtggtatacttgaACTTTAGctaagcatttgatacagtattgCATAACTtttttatcagtaaactagggaaatacaacctagatggggctactataagatggctgcataactggctggatagctgatctctgagaatagttattaatTGTTTAGTCATGcaggaagggcagaacaagtgtgGTTCTGCAGGGGttagttttgggaccggttctgtgcAATAACTTCATCAAcgttttagatattggcatagagagtacattaagtttgcagatgatactaagctaagaagggttgcaactgctttggagaatagggtcataattcaaaatgatctggacaaactggagaaatggtctgaggtaaataggattaagtttaataaggacaaatgcaaagtactccacttacaaagggaaaatcagtttcacacacacagaatgggaagtgactgtttaaGAAGGAGTGCTGTagaaagatctaggggtcataatggactaCAGACTAAATGAATCaactgtgatgctgttgcaaaaaaaaaaaaaagcaaacatgattctgggatatattaacaggagtgttgtgagcaagacatgagaagtaattcttcaccTCTACTCTGATTAGAACTTAAGACCGTAAAACAGTCCTATTGTGTCAGAGgtaatgtccatctagcccaatatcctgtctttcgACAATAGTCGacactagatgccccagaggaaatgaacagaaaggGTAATCATCagctgatccctctcctgttacccatttccagcctctgacagacagaggctagggacaccattcctgtccatcctgactaataattattaatggacctatcctccatgaatttatctagttctttttttgaatcctgttaaagtcctgtttttcagaacatcctctggcaaagagttccacaggttgactgtgtgctacatgaagaaatacttccttttgtttgttttaaacctgcttcctattcatttcatttgatgatccCCTTCTTCTCCTCAGGCCtcagagtattgtgtctagttctgggcaccacatttcaagaaagatttgggcaaattggagagagtctagagaagagcaacaaaaatgattaaaaggctAGAATACATGAcatgtgagggaagactgaaataattgggtttgtttagtttgggaaagagaagactccgaggagacatgatagcattctccaagtatctaaaagggtgttacaaggaggagggagaaatattgtaTTCCTGGACCTTTGATAGGATAAAaaacaatgggtttaaattacagcaaagggaggtttaggttggacctttagaaaaacttcctaactgtcaggatagttaaatactggaataaattgcctacggaggttgtggaatctccatcattggagatacttaaaagcaggttagacatacgtctctcagggatgatttagatggtgcttgattctgcagtgatggcaggggactggacttgatatcttgaggtccctcccagttctagtattctatgattcttaaagTGGGGGTGAGTGCAGGAGCAGAATAACCCTTCTTTTCCCCcagttgcaggcaggggctgctctgccaTCCCCAgtcccagcagctcctgcctgcaggtAGGCCAAACCTGCTGCAGACTAAGGCTGTACCGGCCAGgatgctgaagcagcccctgtcttcaGTAGGTGCCCCTGCGGGGCTGGAGAAGCCCACTGCCTACTgtaagtgctccagcccccactggttagctggttaaaccttcacatccctggtgccccttcatgcttcaggcGCTATTCCAGTGGATATGCTTCCATGCTGCTGATGCTTGTTTTAATTGAATTCATGACTGAGCTCCTTTGGaaggagaattgtatgtctcctgctcttaTACCTGCATTCTGCCTTGTTTCGTGTTATAACAGTCTCGGAtaatgacccagcacatgttcattttaacaacattttcacagcagatttgacaaaatgcaaagaagtgtgagatttctaaagtgtgagatttctaaaaatagcaatAGTACTTGacccaagatttaagaatctTAAGCGCTGTCCAAAACCTGAGAAGTACGCGATGCGGGGTATGCTTTCATAAGTCTTAAAAAGAACAACACTCAAATGTGGAAACAACAGAACTCAGAGCCTCCAAAAAATAAGAACTTTTATTGGTCATATGTGACACAGGTGATGAAAATGAAGATGTCATTCCGCTTTGCTTTGGATCATTACCAAGCAAAACCCATCATCAgtatggaagcatgtcctctggactGCTGGTTGAAGCAGGAAGGGTCTTATGAATGTAAATATCTTGCAGAGCTAGCTacagcagtgccatgtgaatgcctgttcccACTTTGAGGTGACATTGTGAACAAGAAGGGGGCAGCatttatctcctgcaaatgtaaacaaattggCTGTATAAGAAATACTGTTGCATGGACTTACAGGCTATAAAGTTGTACACTGTTTTATCTTTGAATGCAGttaatttttgtacataattctatatttgtaaattCAACTTGCATGGTAAAGAGGTTGCATTACagttagggatattaaattttgattaatcagctaatcgaatagttgatggaatttccatcgactactcaattagtcaataaagcGGGTGCTCACCATCCCGCTGCGCTTCTCCCTTTAatatgtacaagagctgcccatggcttctatacatttcaaagggaaagacCCAGCaggttcctgctgcctctccccctttgaaatgcagaagagcttctcctggcttttgtacatttcagagaCACACAGCTgttcctctctgtgcctctttgtttgaaatgtacaagagtcacaggcagctcttgtacatttcagagggcaAGGAGCAGCAGTTGAACTGGCACCAGCAAGACTGTTTTAATCACAGTTTGTACCATTTTCCcactgtcccctctgccccccacagatgtggtgttggggggaaccagctcaccctcccccttgctgcctctctctgttaGAGGTTtcaaggggggaagcaactaaaTCAAGTTCccttgggtagtcaactagtcgctgaCATCCCTAATTACAGTGCAActaattgtaataaaaataaatgtaaactgAGCacagtacactttgtattctgaatTGTATTcgtatatttgaaaatgtcaaacatccacaaatatttcaaattgtattttattatttaacagtgcaattattCGCTTGATATCCCTACTTGATATCAACTTTGTCTGCAATATTGTTTCTCCAAAGGAGCCTGTAGAGCAGTCAGTCATAACTTAATCTGAGTTAGCGTGTTGCTACAGCCTCAAAGTCCAGTAATGACAATTTGTCCAGGCTTCATAGCTGCCTTATCACGGAGTTGGCAGCTTAGGGAATAAGGTTCACTTAGTGTATCTTAAACAGGTTCTCAGAGTTCCACATGGAATTAAATGGAAAGAACTTTTACAACTGTGTGTATGGGGTGGGTATCTAAGCACCCATCCATACTTTCTCTGTTTCTCAAAATTCAATCTAATTGTAAGAGGATGACACACAACTTCAGTCATGCTCATAAATGTGATAAAAATGTATGCATGTATAGTAAAAATTAATTCATGACTAAACACTCTACAAGCTGATAAAATGTAAATTGACATTACAGGCATATGTGTGTCAAGACTATACtattaatgtttttaaaacattctgGAATAGTATACTCAGGAGGAATGTTTCTATTAATCTGTGCTtgaatttttattaaaatgtcctGTTTTCATAGGTATGCCACCGCCTGTTGGTCCTCGTCCTGGTATGCCTCCCATGACACAAGCCCAGCCTGTGACAGCACCAGGCATTCTTAATAGACCACCAGCTCCTGCTGTAGCagcacccaccccacagcctccagTTACAAAACCACTTTTCCCCAGTGCAGGACAGGTAATGTGACCTCTGGAGACCTAACTACCAAATCTTGTACTTTATAATGGACTATAAAATTAATCATCATGACTTGTGACTGTTAGTACTTTTCGTTGAAGATATTACAAAAGTAATTGGTAAAGCTTCTCACTTAGGTTCTTTATTATAATGAAGTTTAATACTAGGctgctgattttttatttatttttttttttttaaggatttttattcactttttattTCCCTTGTCTCCAGTGTCCTATAGCAACTAGGGAACCAGGTATAACTTTTATCAGCAGGTGGTGTGTGAAGCTTTCTGGCATTACTTCAGTTTGGGAGGGGAGTGATTGCCTCAACATATTTGTCTGTCAGCAGATGGAGATTTGACTTTTTAAATCTTCCACTCAAGTTCACAATGCAAAAGTCTTGCCATGGTTTGTTTTAATCAGGATTCTGACTTGTGGTCTTTTGATAGCAGGCTACCACTGTCTATTAGCAGATAAAAAATTAAGATTGCAAAGCTGCCTCACTCTTGTTTTTCTGTACtttttttactgtatttgaaCAAGGAAGCCTTATTGCTAACATAATATAGAAGCAAAAGAAGGCAGTTGTGCTTAACTTTGAATCATATGCTGATTTGAAATTATTTATGTAAAAAGTGTTAGTTGAAAGCTGCttaaatgagggtttttttttgtttttggaggCTTGTGACCATTATTGTTTGATTCCCTTTGTTGTAAATAAATACTTCCTTAATTCTTTACTTGATATCAAGAATGTGCAGAAACTTTCAAGTGTCCTTTTTACAGTTTGGACTTCTCCAGAGAAGATAATCATTTACAAAAATTCAGTCCCTTGGTTGAGAGATCCTTCCATTTGGATATTTTCCACCCATTTGTTTGGAGACTGTTcactgtttcctttcttttatgcTACAGATGGGGACACCTGTCACAAGTTCAAGTACAGCTTCATCCAATTCAGAAAATCTGTCAGCATCTTCTAAAGCTCTGTTTCCTAGCACAGCACAAGTACGCAGGAAGTTgcagttttaaaaaattgctttgcAACTTAACCCTTTGGACCGTTATGTAAATCTGAAATTGTCTGCCTAAACATCTTCAGATAATTGCTGTTATATTCCTGATTATGTTTAGCTGGTAAAACCACAAAATCCTTATAATTATGCATTACATCTTGTAGGAATACACACTTTAAAGTGTTCAATTCCTCTTTGAAGAATGGGAGAAAATGAGAAATACTACATCCTGGTTCTGAAGGGTTAAAAAAGCATGAAAGTAGCTAAATGCATTTTAGTGGGCAGTGGTTAGCTTGATGCATGGTGAAACTTTTTTAGTTCATGCTGTTTAATCTGATGCATCACAATATAGGGAAACTAATTGCATTATGTTTTAAAATTGAAACATTTGGCTTTGATAGAAGGTTAAATGGAAGATTGAAAATGTATGCTGGCTACTGCCAAAGCATTCTCTCAAGTGAAActcatttttgtaatttttacttTTAAAGCAAAATTTTCTTGTCTCTAATGTAAACATAGATAGTATTGACTCCAGCCTCTTGTCTTTCACAGTGGACCTCACATTTGCTTTCACTTAGTTCTTCAGTCATAAATGAGGCTAAAATTTCAGGAAGAGCTGTAGACAGGTATTTGAGACCTTTTGCAGGCTATTGCAGTGTTTTTTTGTTATGGAGAGACTGcttcaaaattcattttaatttttaaaggctGATGTGTCAGAGCTCTTATATTGAAAGGTTTAGTtaaagccaagattttcaaaacatttaatttcattacTGAATGCTAACACTTGGCGTTGTATTCACTAATGATTACTAAAATACACTAATTTGTAATAACAGAATAGAAGATTACTTCAGCATAGCTTGTCTTTACTAAAGCAGAGAGATCCATGAAAGATTTATATATCAAATTGAATATTTTAGGTGAAACGATACAAGAAATTTAGCAGAATGTATATGCAGTTTTTATTTTGTATCTTTTGTGTTAGCTGTGGCTTTTGATCTGCAACATTTAGACTTAGTGTGTGTACTAGGTTttattttgtctttgttttcagttgctttgGTATTATGTGATGAGGCTGAATGTTACTTTGGACCAGCTTATTTTAACTGTGTATATTATTGGAACATTTCAGATGTCAAACAGGTAAAtgaatcttattttgaaaactaAGTATGTCTACTGATTAATTTTGTATTTCACAGGCTCAGGCAGCTGTTCCAGGACCAGTGGGTACTGATTTCAAACCTTTGAATAATACACCTGCAACAACCACAGAGCCCCCCAAACCTACATTCCCTGCTTATACACAGTCTACAGCTTCAACCACTAGCACAACAAACAGTACTGCAGCTAAACCGGCTACATCTATAACAAGTAAGCCTGCTACCCTTACAACAACCAGTGCAACCAGTAAGTTGATCCATCCAGATGAGGATATATCACTGGTAAGTTAAAACAGTTTTTCTTAAGTTGATAAATGCAACTCATGCTTCCTCTGAAATTGTCATGTGGCTAACTTTTCTCTATCCCAGGATGACTTCAATGGCGGCAGGagtgttaaaatacatttaattcaTCAGTATTTCATGTTAGGGGGCATATCTTCAGGTTCAAGGCAGCAAATAGTGTACTACAGAGTTACTGCTACATTACCTGTTGCATTGACTCTAAGACTAGAGCCTGCTAGTACACTAGACCTGTctgctcagcttaaggtatgcaactctagttatgtattttacatagctggagttggcttacttgAAGCCAAGCTTGGCGGCATTCCCACAGTAGGAGGCCAGTGAgagtcggcttcccttactctttgcaaaAGGAAGAGAACCTGACACCAGTGAGGCGTCCTCTTCCTTTTagggtagacaaggcctaagaatcTACCTGCCTCAGTGTGGCTTTGCCTTAATTGGCTCCAACATCTCAAGTCTGGTGTATATCTATTAGAACTGTACCAGATGCAAACACATAGCTAGCCAGCTTGGCACAGGTGAGACTGAGCAATTAAGTGCTGACAAATATGAAAAACAGTTACGTGGATGCTGTTCTTCAGtttcaaaactgaaaaatatCAAGACAAAGTGCATCCTTAGAGTTAAGGTTACGCTTAGTTTTGTTCTTTAGATTCACAATTCCTTTCAGATTTTTTTACATGCTAGAGGTTGCACcctctgcttgctatgctcgcctacccccctctctctggctgctttggCTTCACAGAGGAGCCTGATGACGTGATGTAATTCTGTTATCTGGCAGTagaaactgagagagagagagagagagagagactaccaCCATTGAGGGGAAATTGACTCTTCTTTTTCAGCCCTGAGAGGGGTTGGCTCCTTATACGCAAAATATTAGCATTGACGGGATAGTTGAACTTGCATTATGTGGTAATTTGTCTAAGACATACTATTGGTAATATACTTGACAATTTTAGAATAAGAAATTAAAAGTTCTATTATTGAAGGTACCTTTAATGAATTCAATTTTATGAATTCTGTCTCATTTATCTGGACATTGTGCACCAATATGTAAATTAATATTTCAGCTCCCTTGCTTTTTCTCTGCTGTGTTTAAAGCAGTCTATGTATGGTGTTATTTTTAGGAAGAGAGAAGGGCACAGTTGCCCAAATATCAACGTAATCTCCCTCGACCAGGACAGGTATCCATGGGCAATCCATCAGTTGGATCACTTGGAGGTATGATGCCACCACAACCTGGAATTCCTCCACAGCAGCAGGGAATGAGACCTCCTATGCCTCCTCATGGTAATCATACTTTTTCCTATTGCACTTGAtttcactgaatttttttttattaaggagcagcagttaatttgaaataagcatgtttttacaaaaataaacttaTCTTTTTTTAACATTGAAAGGGTTGAAGACAAAAGTTCGATCTACTAAgatagctttattttaaaataacatttttaatagaaaacttgTACAGATATATTTACTTTCgtctttaaaatgtttcatttatagGTCAGTATGGTGCTCATCACCAGGGCATGCCAGGATACCTTCCTGGGGCAATGCCTCCATATGGTCAGGGACCTCCAATGGTGCCCCCTTACCAAGGTGGACCTCCTCGACCT is part of the Pelodiscus sinensis isolate JC-2024 chromosome 20, ASM4963464v1, whole genome shotgun sequence genome and harbors:
- the ZNF207 gene encoding BUB3-interacting and GLEBS motif-containing protein ZNF207 isoform X9 — protein: MGRKKKKQLKPWCWYCNRDFDDEKILIQHQKAKHFKCHICHKKLYTGPGLAIHCMQVHKETIDAVPNAIPGRTDIELEIYGMEGIPEKDMDERRRLLEQKTQESQKKKQQDDSDEYDDDESTASTSFQPQPVQPQQGYMPPMAQPGMPPVPGAPGIPPGIPPLMAGVPPMMPGMPPVMPGMPPGLHQQRKYMQSFCGENMMMPMGGMMPPGPGIPPLMPGMPPGMPPPVGPRPGMPPMTQAQPVTAPGILNRPPAPAVAAPTPQPPVTKPLFPSAGQAQAAVPGPVGTDFKPLNNTPATTTEPPKPTFPAYTQSTASTTSTTNSTAAKPATSITSKPATLTTTSATSKLIHPDEDISLEERRAQLPKYQRNLPRPGQVSMGNPSVGSLGGMMPPQPGIPPQQQGMRPPMPPHGQYGAHHQGMPGYLPGAMPPYGQGPPMVPPYQGGPPRPPMGMRPPVMSQGGRY
- the ZNF207 gene encoding BUB3-interacting and GLEBS motif-containing protein ZNF207 isoform X5; this encodes MGRKKKKQLKPWCWYCNRDFDDEKILIQHQKAKHFKCHICHKKLYTGPGLAIHCMQVHKETIDAVPNAIPGRTDIELEIYGMEGIPEKDMDERRRLLEQKTQAESQKKKQQDDSDEYDDDESTASTSFQPQPVQPQQGYMPPMAQPGMPPVPGAPGIPPGIPPLMAGVPPMMPGMPPVMPGMPPGMMPMGGMMPPGPGIPPLMPGMPPGRSVMSNSYCGMPPPVGPRPGMPPMTQAQPVTAPGILNRPPAPAVAAPTPQPPVTKPLFPSAGQMGTPVTSSSTASSNSENLSASSKALFPSTAQAQAAVPGPVGTDFKPLNNTPATTTEPPKPTFPAYTQSTASTTSTTNSTAAKPATSITSKPATLTTTSATSKLIHPDEDISLEERRAQLPKYQRNLPRPGQVSMGNPSVGSLGGMMPPQPGIPPQQQGMRPPMPPHGQYGAHHQGMPGYLPGAMPPYGQGPPMVPPYQGGPPRPPMGMRPPVMSQGGRY
- the ZNF207 gene encoding BUB3-interacting and GLEBS motif-containing protein ZNF207 isoform X10 yields the protein MGRKKKKQLKPWCWYCNRDFDDEKILIQHQKAKHFKCHICHKKLYTGPGLAIHCMQVHKETIDAVPNAIPGRTDIELEIYGMEGIPEKDMDERRRLLEQKTQAESQKKKQQDDSDEYDDDESTASTSFQPQPVQPQQGYMPPMAQPGMPPVPGAPGIPPGIPPLMAGVPPMMPGMPPVMPGMPPGMMPMGGMMPPGPGIPPLMPGMPPGMPPPVGPRPGMPPMTQAQPVTAPGILNRPPAPAVAAPTPQPPVTKPLFPSAGQAQAAVPGPVGTDFKPLNNTPATTTEPPKPTFPAYTQSTASTTSTTNSTAAKPATSITSKPATLTTTSATSKLIHPDEDISLEERRAQLPKYQRNLPRPGQVSMGNPSVGSLGGMMPPQPGIPPQQQGMRPPMPPHGQYGAHHQGMPGYLPGAMPPYGQGPPMVPPYQGGPPRPPMGMRPPVMSQGGRY
- the ZNF207 gene encoding BUB3-interacting and GLEBS motif-containing protein ZNF207 isoform X6, giving the protein MGRKKKKQLKPWCWYCNRDFDDEKILIQHQKAKHFKCHICHKKLYTGPGLAIHCMQVHKETIDAVPNAIPGRTDIELEIYGMEGIPEKDMDERRRLLEQKTQAESQKKKQQDDSDEYDDDESTASTSFQPQPVQPQQGYMPPMAQPGMPPVPGAPGIPPGIPPLMAGVPPMMPGMPPVMPGMPPGMMPMGGMMPPGPGIPPLMPGMPPGMPPPVGPRPGMPPMTQAQPVTAPGILNRPPAPAVAAPTPQPPVTKPLFPSAGQMGTPVTSSSTASSNSENLSASSKALFPSTAQAQAAVPGPVGTDFKPLNNTPATTTEPPKPTFPAYTQSTASTTSTTNSTAAKPATSITSKPATLTTTSATSKLIHPDEDISLEERRAQLPKYQRNLPRPGQVSMGNPSVGSLGGMMPPQPGIPPQQQGMRPPMPPHGQYGAHHQGMPGYLPGAMPPYGQGPPMVPPYQGGPPRPPMGMRPPVMSQGGRY